A single Chryseobacterium sp. DNA region contains:
- a CDS encoding DUF4209 domain-containing protein, translated as MENSAYSTLLIEDNIFGFELKKLLWKQQYDHPEHKELLTLIIKLCNTDLMHCEAKDLKMYFTENEIDLFGDTNAVNGIENKEVLARWFDVMLTLNKKNIKVYINLVHEVYMTVYSVNNEIHYMIRSIALVKYAKNFFKNEIEVIFDKVKNAFFGYTSAYYQQLILIELVSIYGEDRCQVEFNEYIEQKINHFSTTKDFRSARFCIRSLQLIGALNKNQCNIRMAENYETEGDQYVSEMQPNTYYPTISVVYLKGFRLIASASDCQELHDRLERKVAKLQLEDYRILQAGGIRMIPEIDLGEIHNNVLGLNLSSSSMAYHTLLELPLISNSAVKEVAQSDIELATGLSAFFSEQVKITKKGAQVASQNIVDSYASNARTYIREKLIAYIYFVKGTLDAYIDMNYSMVTKLLIESKSPFIPEDRLHIYSLGITAGFQNDFVTAAHLLIPQLENSLRQLAVTNDIIVTTYEKRFQLENLLGGLISKLRPLATDDIIEELESFLVQNSSMNFRNELLHGLMETTLVHKYGLYTWWLCLKMILQTKLIFPRIK; from the coding sequence ATGGAAAACTCTGCTTATTCTACATTGCTCATTGAGGATAACATCTTCGGATTTGAACTAAAGAAATTACTTTGGAAACAGCAATACGACCATCCGGAACACAAGGAATTGTTAACACTAATTATAAAACTTTGTAATACAGATTTAATGCATTGCGAAGCAAAAGACCTTAAGATGTATTTTACTGAAAATGAAATTGACCTTTTTGGAGATACAAATGCTGTCAATGGAATTGAAAATAAAGAAGTTTTAGCGAGATGGTTTGATGTGATGCTAACTTTAAATAAAAAAAACATCAAAGTCTACATTAATTTAGTACATGAAGTTTATATGACGGTCTATTCAGTAAACAATGAGATACACTATATGATCCGTTCTATTGCTCTGGTTAAATATGCCAAGAACTTTTTCAAAAACGAAATTGAAGTAATATTTGATAAAGTAAAAAATGCTTTTTTTGGATACACTTCGGCATACTATCAGCAGCTTATATTAATTGAATTAGTCTCCATATATGGTGAGGACAGATGTCAAGTAGAGTTTAATGAATATATTGAACAAAAAATAAATCATTTTTCTACAACCAAGGACTTTCGCTCTGCAAGATTTTGCATCAGATCATTACAGCTAATTGGAGCCCTAAACAAAAATCAATGCAATATTAGAATGGCTGAAAACTATGAAACAGAAGGTGACCAGTATGTGTCAGAAATGCAACCTAATACTTACTACCCTACAATTTCTGTTGTGTACTTAAAAGGCTTTAGATTAATTGCATCTGCAAGTGATTGCCAAGAATTACATGACAGACTAGAACGGAAAGTTGCAAAACTTCAACTTGAGGATTATCGTATATTGCAAGCTGGTGGCATCCGTATGATACCAGAAATCGATCTTGGTGAAATTCATAATAATGTTTTGGGGTTGAATCTAAGTTCTTCTAGCATGGCATATCACACATTGTTAGAACTTCCTCTAATCTCAAATTCTGCAGTTAAAGAAGTAGCACAGTCAGACATAGAATTAGCTACAGGATTATCAGCTTTTTTTTCAGAGCAGGTTAAGATTACAAAGAAAGGAGCTCAAGTCGCTTCTCAAAATATTGTAGATAGCTATGCAAGCAATGCAAGAACTTACATTAGAGAAAAACTGATAGCTTATATTTATTTTGTCAAGGGTACGTTGGATGCATATATTGATATGAATTATTCAATGGTAACGAAGCTTTTAATAGAATCAAAAAGTCCATTTATTCCTGAGGATAGATTACATATTTATAGTTTGGGAATTACGGCTGGTTTTCAGAATGACTTTGTTACTGCTGCTCATTTGCTTATTCCTCAATTAGAAAATAGTCTAAGACAATTAGCAGTCACAAATGATATCATAGTTACAACTTATGAAAAGAGGTTTCAATTAGAGAATCTATTAGGAGGTTTAATCTCAAAACTTCGTCCATTGGCTACTGATGACATTATAGAAGAATTGGAAAGTTTTCTTGTACAGAATAGTTCTATGAATTTCAGAAACGAGCTACTGCATGGTCTAATGGAAACTACACTCGTCCATAAGTATGGGCTATATACATGGTGGCTGTGTCTAAAAATGATTTTACAAACCAAGTTGATTTTTCCAAGAATAAAATAA